One window of Thiomicrorhabdus lithotrophica genomic DNA carries:
- a CDS encoding 3-deoxy-7-phosphoheptulonate synthase — MTQYQTDDLRIKNITEVRPPRELHEQYPLTEVAAQTVYDTRQQIHNILAGRDDRLLVVIGPCSIHDTNAAREYAQKLKEQIEHYKDTLLIVMRVYFEKPRTTVGWKGLINDPELNESFEINKGLGLARELLRDVNDMGVPAATEFLDLISPQYIADLISWGAIGARTTESQGHRELASGLSCPVGFKNGTDGGFTIAVDAIRAANNPHIFMSMTKDGHSAIFETNGNEDCHVILRGGNDGPNYEAKYVADAVSQLQKANVEDKLMIDCSHANSSKQHERQLIVAESIAEQLTEGSPYIMGAMIESHLIGGRQDVNPGQPLTYGQSITDACVNWDDSITALETLAKGVEARRILNNK; from the coding sequence ATGACGCAGTATCAAACAGATGATTTACGCATCAAAAACATCACTGAAGTTCGCCCACCTCGTGAACTGCATGAGCAATACCCTCTAACTGAAGTAGCAGCGCAAACGGTTTATGATACACGTCAACAGATCCATAATATTTTAGCTGGAAGAGACGACCGCCTACTAGTTGTTATTGGCCCTTGCTCAATCCATGATACCAATGCGGCACGTGAATACGCCCAAAAGCTTAAAGAGCAAATTGAACATTACAAAGACACTCTATTAATTGTCATGCGCGTCTACTTTGAAAAACCAAGAACCACAGTTGGCTGGAAAGGTTTAATCAATGATCCTGAGTTAAATGAATCATTTGAAATCAACAAAGGTCTTGGTTTGGCTCGCGAACTTCTTCGTGATGTTAACGACATGGGCGTTCCTGCCGCTACTGAGTTTTTGGATTTAATCTCACCACAATATATTGCTGACTTAATTTCATGGGGGGCTATTGGCGCTCGTACAACAGAGAGTCAAGGCCATCGCGAATTAGCTTCAGGCTTATCATGTCCAGTTGGTTTCAAAAATGGAACTGATGGTGGCTTTACGATTGCAGTAGATGCTATTCGTGCAGCCAACAATCCACATATCTTTATGTCTATGACAAAAGATGGACACTCTGCAATCTTTGAAACGAATGGTAACGAAGATTGTCATGTAATCTTACGTGGTGGTAACGATGGTCCAAATTACGAAGCTAAATATGTTGCTGATGCCGTAAGCCAATTACAAAAAGCCAACGTTGAAGATAAATTAATGATTGACTGTAGCCATGCAAACAGCAGTAAACAACACGAAAGACAGTTAATTGTTGCTGAATCAATTGCAGAACAACTTACCGAAGGGTCGCCTTATATTATGGGTGCAATGATTGAAAGCCATTTAATTGGTGGTCGCCAAGACGTTAACCCCGGACAACCATTAACTTATGGTCAAAGTATCACTGATGCCTGTGTTAACTGGGATGATAGTATTACTGCTCTAGAGACACTTGCCAAAGGTGTTGAAGCAAGAAGAATCCTTAACAACAAATAA
- the thiL gene encoding thiamine-phosphate kinase translates to MASEFELINFLFEPLSRGLSPNEIGIGDDGAVLNVPENHQLVVVTDTLVSGVHFPENTAAYDVAWKAVAVNLSDLAAMGAQPGFYSLALTIPENNQVWLNGFAKGLEDIGSFYQIPLVGGDTTNGPLTITVTMQGWVSTGKAIRRSGAKEGDLVCVTNYIGNGALGLMVALNTLPESVKGLISEADSQYLLDALNLPQPQLDLSSSLKEFANSAIDISDGLLADLGHILEESNKLIAPKDGKVLGAQINLEFIPLSNAARIYIENTGHWPAILAGGDDYQLCFTIAPDKLNLAQEMSGKLGVKITAIGKVVSLDRVNESSSTSNKPSLMDITLLSHGKKIDVGEAKGYMHF, encoded by the coding sequence ATGGCTAGTGAATTTGAGTTAATTAATTTTTTGTTTGAACCCTTATCTAGAGGTTTGTCGCCTAATGAAATAGGAATTGGTGATGATGGTGCTGTTTTAAATGTGCCTGAAAATCATCAGTTGGTTGTCGTCACGGATACCTTGGTATCAGGTGTTCACTTTCCTGAAAATACAGCGGCTTATGATGTTGCTTGGAAGGCTGTTGCTGTAAATCTAAGTGATTTAGCTGCCATGGGAGCTCAGCCCGGATTCTACTCTTTAGCTTTGACTATCCCAGAAAATAATCAAGTTTGGTTAAATGGTTTTGCTAAAGGTCTTGAGGATATTGGTTCTTTCTATCAGATACCTCTTGTTGGTGGCGATACAACTAACGGTCCATTAACAATTACTGTTACGATGCAAGGATGGGTGTCTACGGGTAAAGCTATCCGTCGTTCTGGAGCAAAAGAGGGTGACCTTGTTTGTGTAACTAATTATATTGGTAATGGCGCTTTAGGGTTAATGGTTGCTTTGAATACCTTACCAGAGTCTGTAAAAGGTTTGATTTCTGAGGCGGATTCACAGTATTTGTTAGATGCTTTGAATCTTCCCCAACCTCAGCTTGATTTGAGTTCAAGTTTAAAAGAGTTTGCGAACAGTGCAATTGATATATCAGATGGCCTTTTAGCAGATTTAGGTCATATATTAGAGGAGTCCAATAAGCTAATCGCCCCTAAAGATGGTAAAGTTTTAGGGGCGCAGATCAATTTAGAGTTCATTCCATTATCGAATGCCGCTAGAATATATATTGAAAACACTGGACACTGGCCAGCTATTTTAGCAGGTGGGGATGATTATCAACTTTGCTTCACGATTGCACCAGACAAGCTTAATTTGGCACAAGAAATGTCTGGTAAGCTTGGTGTTAAAATTACAGCTATTGGTAAGGTAGTGTCGTTGGATAGGGTTAATGAATCGAGTTCAACTTCAAACAAACCGAGTTTAATGGATATCACTTTGCTGAGTCATGGTAAAAAAATCGATGTTGGTGAAGCTAAGGGGTATATGCATTTTTAA
- the nusB gene encoding transcription antitermination factor NusB gives MKTIKDIQPGQGEEIVEKETQVSPRTQSRRVALQALYQWQMTNEAIPEIIKQFNEDGLLEGLEFDLFKELLSAVSNESETLDALYADYLDRSVARIDPVERAIMRMGVYELQSKIEIPYKVVINESVELAKRFGAEESHKYVNGILDKAAKQLRSAEIS, from the coding sequence ATGAAGACAATTAAAGATATTCAGCCTGGTCAAGGTGAAGAAATTGTAGAAAAAGAAACGCAAGTTTCTCCTCGTACGCAATCGCGCAGAGTAGCTCTCCAGGCTTTGTACCAATGGCAAATGACCAATGAAGCGATTCCAGAAATTATAAAACAGTTTAATGAGGATGGTTTATTAGAAGGCTTGGAATTTGATTTGTTCAAAGAGCTGCTTTCTGCAGTTTCTAATGAATCTGAAACCTTAGATGCTTTGTATGCAGACTATCTTGACCGTTCTGTTGCGCGTATTGACCCTGTTGAACGCGCGATTATGCGTATGGGAGTTTATGAACTTCAGTCTAAAATTGAAATCCCTTATAAAGTGGTTATCAATGAAAGTGTTGAGTTAGCAAAACGCTTTGGTGCTGAAGAAAGTCATAAATATGTGAACGGAATTTTAGATAAAGCGGCTAAACAACTTCGTAGTGCTGAGATTTCTTGA
- the ribH gene encoding 6,7-dimethyl-8-ribityllumazine synthase yields the protein MKMVEGNLNADGMKIGFVVTRWNSFVVDHLVKGSIETVERHGGSSENITQVMVPGAYEVPLAVEKMAASGNYDAIVALGAVIQGGTPHFEYVAGEATKGISQVMLKHGIPVAFGILTVNSIEQAIERSGTKMGNKGEEATLSAIEMVNVMKQL from the coding sequence ATGAAAATGGTAGAAGGTAACCTAAATGCTGATGGTATGAAAATCGGCTTTGTAGTAACGAGATGGAATAGTTTTGTTGTCGATCACCTGGTAAAAGGTTCTATTGAGACAGTTGAAAGACATGGTGGGTCTTCAGAAAACATTACCCAAGTTATGGTTCCTGGTGCATATGAAGTTCCTCTTGCAGTTGAAAAAATGGCCGCTTCTGGTAACTACGATGCAATTGTTGCGTTAGGTGCTGTGATCCAGGGTGGTACTCCTCATTTTGAGTATGTTGCGGGTGAAGCAACTAAAGGTATTAGTCAAGTCATGTTAAAACATGGTATTCCTGTTGCATTTGGTATTTTGACTGTAAACTCAATTGAGCAAGCTATTGAGCGTTCAGGTACCAAAATGGGTAACAAGGGTGAGGAAGCGACGCTTTCAGCAATTGAAATGGTTAACGTGATGAAGCAACTTTAA
- the ribBA gene encoding bifunctional 3,4-dihydroxy-2-butanone-4-phosphate synthase/GTP cyclohydrolase II, which yields MPLNTIEELIEDYKEGKMVILMDDEDRENEGDLLVPASTCSAEDINFMAKYGRGLICLTLTKERCNQLHLPLMVTNNTDQNGTNFTVSIEAAEGVTTGISAADRAVTVQVAVAPDAGPADIVTPGHIFPLMAQPGGVLTRAGHTEAGCDLARMAGLEAASVIVEIMNEDGSMARRDDLEGYAAEHGLKIGTIADLIEYRLKNEKTIERVSECRLPTQFGDFKLIGYQDILEQKAHFALVYGNIDGSQPTAVRVHMLDTLCDVFGSQRQECGWSLEKAMKQVAEEGSGAIVVLRKHEDAAELLDKIQQYQMKDLGVKAPDRISDDDAKTYGLGAQIIADLGIKKLKIIGSSWRMTALSGFGLEITEVVAKKD from the coding sequence ATGCCATTAAATACAATAGAAGAGCTCATTGAAGATTATAAAGAAGGAAAAATGGTCATCCTTATGGACGATGAGGATCGTGAGAATGAAGGTGATCTATTAGTTCCAGCGAGTACTTGTAGCGCAGAAGACATTAATTTTATGGCGAAATATGGCCGAGGATTAATTTGTTTAACATTGACTAAAGAGCGCTGTAATCAATTACATTTGCCTTTAATGGTCACAAATAATACTGATCAAAACGGTACAAATTTTACGGTTTCAATAGAAGCCGCTGAAGGGGTAACTACAGGAATTTCGGCTGCTGATAGAGCGGTTACTGTTCAAGTTGCTGTTGCGCCCGATGCTGGACCTGCCGATATTGTTACGCCTGGGCATATTTTTCCTTTAATGGCTCAGCCTGGTGGTGTGTTAACTCGTGCAGGTCATACAGAAGCGGGGTGTGATTTGGCTCGTATGGCAGGACTTGAAGCGGCATCGGTTATTGTTGAAATTATGAATGAAGATGGCTCTATGGCTCGCCGAGACGATTTAGAAGGTTATGCAGCTGAACATGGGCTAAAGATTGGTACGATTGCAGATTTAATTGAATATCGTCTCAAAAACGAAAAGACCATTGAGAGAGTTTCCGAATGTAGGCTACCTACCCAGTTTGGTGATTTTAAACTTATTGGTTATCAAGACATTCTAGAACAGAAAGCGCATTTTGCTTTAGTGTATGGGAATATTGATGGTTCACAGCCTACAGCTGTGCGAGTCCATATGTTAGATACACTGTGTGATGTGTTTGGTTCTCAACGTCAAGAGTGTGGCTGGTCTTTAGAAAAAGCAATGAAACAAGTAGCTGAAGAGGGTTCAGGTGCTATTGTGGTTTTACGTAAACATGAAGATGCGGCTGAATTACTAGATAAAATCCAACAGTATCAAATGAAAGATTTGGGCGTTAAAGCACCCGATCGAATTTCAGATGATGATGCCAAAACCTATGGTTTAGGTGCACAAATTATTGCTGATTTAGGTATTAAAAAGTTAAAAATTATTGGCTCTTCATGGAGAATGACTGCATTAAGTGGTTTTGGCTTGGAAATAACTGAAGTAGTTGCCAAAAAAGACTAA
- a CDS encoding riboflavin synthase, which yields MFTGIIQAEGSIAKIEPNNGDWKVTINVGKLDMNDVQIGDSIAANGICLTAIEFSDSVYVADVSGETLKVTNAGDWSVGTPVNLEKALTLQDRLGGHLVSGHVDGVGQVKSISQDGRSWRYEIEAPLEICKYIAAKGSICVNGISLTVNEVNNCTFGVNIVPHTRQETTIKYLEVDSSLNLEVDLLARYLERMMTAPQPKQTSTITPEFLAENGFK from the coding sequence ATGTTTACTGGAATTATTCAAGCTGAAGGTTCAATTGCTAAGATAGAACCCAATAATGGTGACTGGAAAGTAACTATTAATGTGGGTAAGTTAGATATGAATGACGTACAAATTGGTGACAGTATTGCGGCTAACGGCATTTGCCTCACCGCGATTGAATTTAGCGATAGTGTTTATGTTGCTGATGTTTCAGGAGAGACGTTAAAGGTGACTAATGCAGGTGATTGGTCAGTAGGTACGCCAGTAAACCTAGAAAAAGCACTGACATTGCAAGATCGTTTAGGTGGGCACTTAGTCAGTGGTCATGTTGATGGAGTTGGACAAGTAAAATCAATTTCTCAAGATGGTCGTTCATGGCGTTATGAAATTGAAGCTCCTCTTGAAATTTGTAAGTACATTGCGGCAAAAGGTTCTATTTGTGTTAACGGGATTAGTCTTACGGTCAATGAAGTAAACAACTGCACTTTTGGTGTGAATATAGTGCCACATACACGTCAAGAGACTACCATAAAATATTTAGAAGTAGACTCAAGTCTTAATCTTGAAGTCGATTTATTGGCACGTTATTTAGAGCGTATGATGACAGCGCCACAACCTAAACAAACTAGTACAATAACCCCAGAATTTTTAGCTGAAAACGGATTTAAATAA
- the ribD gene encoding bifunctional diaminohydroxyphosphoribosylaminopyrimidine deaminase/5-amino-6-(5-phosphoribosylamino)uracil reductase RibD: protein MTSSKYSDEDIIYMQQAIDLARKGLYSTKPNPAVGCVLVKNGQVIGQGWHQQAGQPHAERLALAQAGINAEGATAYVTLEPCSHFGRTPPCADGLIEAKVAKVVVAMQDPNPLVASQGIERIEQAGIPVVLGVLESEARQINLGFIRKMEKQLPFVRLKIASSLDGRTAMANGESHWITGEESRLEVHKMRARCGALITGIGTVLADDPSLTVRLTDQQLSDMNLTQENCHPIRVVLDPNLSMPLNAKMLSLPGRTILMTSRETAERSPEIVEEIHAQGVEMVAVSAEDDHLDIESILHYLAEEEQINDVMVESGAIVAGAFMQSGLVNELHCFIAPSLMGNEAKPMFVLPGLDSMDKKLNLTIQSMDRFGDDARLILVPKD, encoded by the coding sequence TTGACTAGCTCTAAATACAGCGATGAAGATATTATCTATATGCAACAAGCCATTGATTTGGCTAGAAAAGGTTTGTATTCGACCAAGCCAAATCCAGCAGTAGGTTGTGTATTGGTGAAGAATGGTCAGGTTATTGGTCAAGGCTGGCATCAGCAAGCGGGTCAACCTCATGCTGAAAGACTTGCGCTGGCTCAGGCAGGCATTAATGCTGAGGGGGCAACGGCCTATGTAACTTTGGAACCTTGTTCACATTTTGGCCGAACACCACCTTGTGCTGATGGTTTGATTGAGGCTAAAGTGGCTAAAGTTGTCGTTGCTATGCAAGACCCTAACCCATTAGTCGCCAGTCAGGGAATAGAGCGTATTGAGCAGGCTGGTATTCCAGTTGTTTTGGGTGTTTTAGAGTCTGAAGCTAGACAAATCAATTTAGGGTTTATTAGAAAGATGGAAAAGCAGTTACCTTTTGTTAGATTAAAAATTGCCAGTAGTTTAGATGGAAGAACAGCGATGGCGAATGGTGAAAGTCATTGGATTACGGGTGAGGAATCGCGTTTAGAAGTCCATAAAATGCGAGCTCGTTGTGGTGCTTTAATAACAGGAATTGGTACCGTTTTAGCGGATGACCCGAGTCTAACTGTACGTTTGACTGACCAACAGTTGTCTGATATGAACTTAACACAAGAAAATTGTCATCCTATTCGTGTTGTATTAGATCCTAATTTAAGTATGCCTTTGAATGCCAAAATGTTGAGTTTACCAGGCAGGACGATATTGATGACATCACGTGAAACTGCTGAACGTAGTCCTGAAATTGTCGAGGAAATTCATGCACAAGGCGTGGAGATGGTTGCTGTTTCGGCAGAAGATGACCATTTAGATATCGAATCAATTTTGCATTACCTTGCAGAAGAAGAGCAAATTAATGATGTTATGGTTGAATCAGGTGCAATTGTTGCAGGTGCATTTATGCAATCAGGCCTGGTCAATGAATTACACTGTTTTATTGCGCCTTCTTTAATGGGGAATGAAGCTAAACCAATGTTTGTTTTGCCAGGACTTGATAGTATGGACAAAAAATTAAACTTAACGATTCAGTCTATGGATCGTTTTGGTGATGATGCTAGATTGATTCTAGTTCCAAAGGATTAA
- the nrdR gene encoding transcriptional regulator NrdR — MHCPFCNASDTKVIDSRLATEGVQVRRRRECISCSERFTTYESAELALPRVVKSDGNREKFDESKIRRGLIKALEKRPVSSDAIDQVASQMTKRLMSEGVREIPSSQLGEWVMDALRDLDQVAYVRFASVYRSFQDVNAFREEIERLVKVTTAK, encoded by the coding sequence ATGCACTGTCCTTTTTGTAATGCATCAGATACTAAGGTAATTGATTCACGTTTAGCTACGGAGGGTGTTCAAGTACGCCGCCGTAGAGAGTGTATTAGTTGTTCTGAACGTTTCACAACTTATGAATCTGCTGAGTTAGCTTTGCCTAGAGTGGTGAAAAGCGATGGCAATCGTGAAAAGTTTGATGAGTCTAAAATTCGTAGAGGCTTAATCAAAGCGTTAGAAAAACGTCCTGTTTCTAGTGATGCTATTGATCAAGTTGCTAGTCAAATGACTAAACGTCTAATGTCTGAAGGGGTTAGAGAAATCCCCTCTTCACAGTTAGGTGAGTGGGTTATGGATGCTTTGCGTGATTTAGATCAGGTTGCTTATGTACGTTTTGCGTCTGTTTATCGTTCTTTCCAAGATGTAAATGCCTTTAGAGAAGAGATTGAACGTTTAGTGAAAGTAACTACAGCTAAGTAG
- the glyA gene encoding serine hydroxymethyltransferase, translating into MFTKSMTIAGYDDLIADAIKNEENRQETHIELIASENYTSPRVMEAQGSYFTNKYAEGYPGKRYYGGCEFADVVEQAAIDRAKELYGADYANVQPHSGSQANAAVYLALLEAGDTVLGMSLAHGGHLTHGSHVSFSGKLYNAVQYGIDPVSGQIDYDEVQALATEHKPKMIIAGFSAYSQVIDWSKFREIADSVGAYLFVDMAHVSGLIAGGAYPNPVPYADVVTTTTHKTLRGPRGGLILCKSNPDLEKKLNSAIFPGGQGGPLVHVMAAKAVAFKECLEPSWKTYCEDVIKNAKAMAKVFMSRGCDVVSGGTENHLFLVSLIEKGLTGKLVDAALDSAHITINKNSVPNDPMSPFVTSGIRVGTAAATTRGFDEQDCTELASWMCDVIDACDQENNTWDEAVIADVRDKVSALCKAKPVYK; encoded by the coding sequence ATGTTCACAAAATCAATGACCATTGCTGGCTATGATGATTTAATTGCTGATGCGATTAAAAATGAAGAAAATCGTCAAGAAACTCACATTGAGTTAATTGCATCTGAAAACTATACAAGCCCACGTGTAATGGAAGCCCAAGGCTCATATTTCACGAACAAGTACGCAGAAGGTTATCCTGGTAAGCGTTACTATGGTGGATGTGAGTTTGCTGATGTAGTTGAGCAAGCGGCTATTGATCGTGCTAAAGAACTTTACGGCGCTGACTATGCGAACGTACAACCTCACTCAGGTTCTCAAGCAAATGCTGCGGTTTATTTAGCATTGTTAGAAGCTGGTGATACGGTTCTTGGTATGAGCTTGGCACATGGTGGGCATTTAACACATGGTTCTCATGTTAGTTTCTCAGGTAAACTATATAACGCTGTTCAATACGGTATTGATCCAGTTTCTGGTCAAATTGATTATGACGAAGTACAAGCTTTAGCGACAGAGCATAAACCTAAGATGATTATTGCTGGTTTTTCAGCTTATTCGCAAGTGATTGACTGGTCTAAGTTCCGCGAGATTGCTGATTCTGTTGGAGCCTATTTATTTGTAGATATGGCTCACGTTTCAGGATTAATTGCAGGTGGCGCTTATCCAAACCCTGTGCCTTATGCAGATGTTGTTACAACGACTACTCACAAAACGCTCAGAGGACCTCGTGGAGGTTTAATCCTTTGTAAATCTAATCCAGATTTAGAAAAGAAGTTGAACTCAGCTATCTTCCCTGGTGGTCAAGGCGGTCCATTGGTTCACGTTATGGCAGCTAAAGCGGTAGCATTTAAAGAGTGTCTTGAACCTTCTTGGAAAACATACTGTGAAGATGTTATTAAAAATGCAAAAGCAATGGCTAAAGTCTTTATGTCTCGCGGTTGCGATGTAGTTTCTGGTGGAACTGAAAACCACCTGTTCCTAGTTAGCTTAATTGAAAAAGGTTTAACTGGTAAATTAGTGGATGCAGCTTTGGATTCAGCACATATCACAATCAATAAAAATTCAGTACCAAATGATCCAATGTCTCCATTTGTAACGAGCGGTATTCGAGTAGGAACAGCAGCCGCCACAACTCGTGGCTTTGATGAGCAGGACTGTACAGAACTAGCTAGTTGGATGTGCGATGTTATTGATGCATGTGACCAAGAAAATAATACTTGGGATGAAGCAGTAATTGCTGACGTACGTGATAAAGTTTCTGCATTGTGTAAAGCAAAACCTGTTTATAAGTAA
- the ettA gene encoding energy-dependent translational throttle protein EttA: protein MAQFVYTMNRVGKVVPPNRHILKDISLSFFPGAKIGVLGLNGSGKSTLLKIMAGLDTDIVGEARPQPGLKIGYLAQEPQLDETKTVRGNVEEAVSEVKNALAELDAVYAAYAEPDADFDALAKKQAEIEDIIQAKDGHNIERTLEIAADALRLPDWDADVSVLSGGEKRRVALCKLLLEKPDMLLLDEPTNHLDAESIAWLERFLLDFPGTVVAITHDRYFLDNAAQWILELDRGEGIPYEGNYSSWLEQKEKRLEQESKSEAARMKTIKNELEWVRSNAKGRHAKSKARMSRFEELSSQESQKRNETSEIFIPVAERLGEKVIEVNHVSKGFGDRLLIDDLNFRLPQGGIVGIIGANGAGKSTLFKMLTGQEQPDSGTIEFGETVQLSYVDQSRDALDDKKSIWEEISEGDEIFMVGNTEVNSRAYCSRFNFRGGDQQKKIGTLSGGERNRVHLAKTLRSGGNLLLLDEPTNDLDVETLRALEEALLEFAGCAVVISHDRWFLDRIATHMLAFEGDSHVEWFEGNFSDYEEDLKRRKGADAAQPHRIKYKPISKD, encoded by the coding sequence ATGGCTCAGTTTGTTTACACCATGAACCGCGTGGGAAAAGTTGTTCCACCCAATAGACACATTTTAAAAGACATTTCTTTATCATTTTTTCCTGGCGCCAAAATTGGTGTTTTAGGTTTAAATGGTTCGGGTAAATCGACCCTTCTAAAAATTATGGCTGGTTTAGACACCGATATCGTTGGCGAAGCTCGACCGCAACCTGGCTTAAAAATAGGCTACTTAGCACAAGAGCCACAACTAGATGAAACCAAAACGGTTAGAGGCAATGTTGAAGAGGCCGTATCTGAAGTTAAAAATGCTTTAGCTGAACTAGATGCTGTTTATGCAGCTTATGCTGAACCTGATGCAGACTTTGATGCTTTAGCCAAAAAACAAGCTGAGATTGAAGATATTATCCAAGCAAAAGATGGTCATAACATTGAACGAACCTTAGAAATCGCTGCAGATGCCTTACGACTTCCAGATTGGGATGCGGATGTATCCGTACTTTCTGGTGGTGAAAAACGCCGAGTAGCACTTTGTAAACTCCTTCTTGAAAAGCCAGACATGTTATTACTAGATGAGCCAACTAACCACTTAGACGCAGAGTCTATTGCTTGGCTAGAACGCTTCCTACTTGATTTTCCTGGAACCGTTGTGGCGATTACACACGATAGATACTTCCTGGATAACGCAGCACAGTGGATTCTTGAACTAGACCGTGGTGAAGGTATTCCGTACGAAGGCAACTACTCTTCTTGGCTAGAACAAAAAGAAAAACGTTTAGAGCAAGAATCTAAATCCGAAGCGGCTCGTATGAAAACCATTAAAAACGAACTTGAATGGGTTCGTTCTAATGCTAAAGGTCGTCATGCCAAATCTAAAGCTCGTATGTCGCGTTTTGAAGAATTAAGCAGTCAAGAATCGCAAAAACGTAATGAAACCAGCGAAATCTTTATTCCGGTTGCTGAACGTTTAGGTGAAAAAGTTATTGAAGTAAACCACGTCTCTAAAGGCTTTGGTGACCGCTTATTAATTGATGACCTCAACTTCCGCTTACCTCAAGGTGGGATTGTCGGAATTATCGGTGCCAACGGTGCTGGTAAATCAACCCTTTTCAAAATGCTAACGGGTCAAGAACAACCAGACTCTGGAACAATTGAATTTGGTGAAACGGTTCAACTTTCTTATGTTGATCAAAGCCGTGATGCTCTGGATGATAAAAAATCTATCTGGGAAGAGATTTCTGAAGGTGATGAAATTTTTATGGTAGGTAACACTGAAGTGAATTCACGTGCCTACTGTAGCCGCTTTAACTTTAGAGGTGGTGATCAACAGAAAAAAATCGGCACCCTTTCAGGTGGTGAACGAAACCGTGTTCATTTAGCCAAAACGTTGAGAAGTGGCGGGAACTTGTTACTACTTGATGAGCCAACCAATGACCTAGATGTTGAAACTCTACGAGCCTTAGAAGAAGCTCTGCTTGAATTTGCGGGTTGTGCAGTAGTTATATCTCACGACCGCTGGTTCCTGGATCGTATTGCAACGCACATGCTTGCATTTGAAGGTGACTCACATGTAGAGTGGTTTGAAGGTAACTTCTCAGACTACGAAGAAGACCTTAAACGCCGCAAAGGTGCGGATGCTGCGCAACCACATAGAATTAAATATAAGCCTATTTCAAAGGATTAA
- a CDS encoding GGDEF domain-containing protein, with the protein MTEIHTTASHLEAIANAMPDPIFVMGQDGTYLDIVGGQARNLYADGSALIGKTYQEVLPEQMANRFLKVVQRAITSGQLQEIEYQLANNEVEGVQEGPKGGQWYEARVYPVTDGTYDQPAVIWLAINITSRKHMEEQIEHLSSTDPLTELYNRDFFLDLVDEELNKARLNNKALSLIKINLDCFKRVTDGYGHEMGDKAILTAAHALKNVVKDLGYIGRLSCDQFMAVLPEVKAVDAFRIAKLAQETIAAQKIKLDDEQVTCLTSHAGVTELRSNEEDSQVLFKRVNEAIQAAEGTRDITRIM; encoded by the coding sequence ATGACTGAAATTCACACTACAGCTTCTCACCTAGAAGCCATTGCCAACGCCATGCCCGACCCTATTTTTGTAATGGGTCAAGATGGTACTTATCTGGACATCGTTGGTGGTCAAGCACGTAATCTTTATGCCGATGGCTCAGCTCTGATTGGTAAAACTTACCAAGAGGTACTTCCTGAACAGATGGCAAATCGTTTCTTAAAAGTAGTACAGCGAGCAATCACTTCTGGTCAACTTCAAGAGATTGAGTATCAACTGGCTAATAATGAGGTTGAAGGTGTACAAGAAGGCCCTAAAGGTGGCCAATGGTACGAAGCACGCGTTTATCCGGTAACTGATGGAACTTATGACCAACCTGCGGTTATCTGGTTAGCTATCAATATTACTAGCCGTAAACATATGGAAGAGCAGATTGAACACCTTTCATCAACGGACCCGCTTACTGAACTATATAACCGTGACTTCTTTTTAGATTTAGTTGATGAAGAGCTTAACAAAGCACGCCTAAACAACAAAGCCTTGTCTTTAATTAAAATCAATTTAGATTGCTTTAAGCGTGTGACGGATGGTTATGGTCATGAAATGGGTGATAAAGCGATTTTAACTGCTGCTCATGCGCTTAAAAACGTTGTCAAAGACTTAGGTTATATTGGGCGCTTAAGCTGCGATCAATTTATGGCGGTTTTACCTGAAGTGAAAGCGGTTGATGCATTTCGTATTGCTAAACTGGCTCAAGAAACCATAGCTGCTCAAAAAATCAAACTTGATGATGAGCAAGTCACTTGTTTGACCAGCCATGCAGGCGTAACTGAATTACGAAGCAACGAAGAAGATAGCCAAGTATTATTTAAGCGTGTTAATGAAGCGATTCAGGCGGCTGAAGGCACACGTGATATTACGCGTATAATGTAG